The following proteins are encoded in a genomic region of Hippocampus zosterae strain Florida chromosome 2, ASM2543408v3, whole genome shotgun sequence:
- the naa10 gene encoding N-alpha-acetyltransferase 10 isoform X1 translates to MNIRNARPEDLMNMQHCNLLCLPENYQMKYYFYHGLSWPQLSYIAEDENGKIVGYVLAKMEEDPDDVPHGHITSLAVKRSHRRLGLAQKLMDQASRAMIENFNAKYVSLHVRKSNRAALHLYSNTLKFQISEVEPKYYADGEDAYAMKRDLANMADELRKPGSRVPGQEAPSGSGDPERENERDSGGDSKELSEVSEATESTDVKDSSSDSQ, encoded by the exons ATGAATATACGAAACGCCAGG CCCGAGGACCTTATGAATATGCAGCACTGTAACCTCTTGTGTCTGCCAGAAAACTACCAAATGAAATACTACTTTTACCATGGATTGTCCTGGCCCCAG TTATCGTACATCGCTGAGGATGAGAATGGCAAAATAGTGGGTTACGTGCTGGCAAAAAT ggaggaAGACCCAGATGATGTGCCTCATGGACACATCACATCCCTG GCGGTAAAGCGCTCCCATCGACGTCTGGGTCTGGCTCAGAAACTGATGGACCAGGCCAGCCGCGCCATGATTGAGAACTTCAATGCCAAATATGTCTCGCTTCATGTGCGTAAAAG TAACCGAGCAGCCCTCCATCTCTACTCAAACACACTCAAGTTCCA GATCAGTGAAGTAGAACCTAAGTACTACGCAGACGGGGAGGATGCCTATGCCATGAAAAGGGACCTGGCCAACATGGCAGATGAG CTAAGAAAGCCTGGCTCCCGCGTGCCGGGTCAGGAGGCGCCTTCCGGTTCCGGTGACCCGGAGAGAGAAAATGAACGAGACAGCGGCGGAGACAGCAAAGAATTGAGCGAAGTCAGCGAGGCCACCGAGAGCACTGACGTCAAAGATTCCTCCTCTGATTCGCAATGA
- the naa10 gene encoding N-alpha-acetyltransferase 10 isoform X2, with translation MNIRNARLSYIAEDENGKIVGYVLAKMEEDPDDVPHGHITSLAVKRSHRRLGLAQKLMDQASRAMIENFNAKYVSLHVRKSNRAALHLYSNTLKFQISEVEPKYYADGEDAYAMKRDLANMADELRKPGSRVPGQEAPSGSGDPERENERDSGGDSKELSEVSEATESTDVKDSSSDSQ, from the exons ATGAATATACGAAACGCCAGG TTATCGTACATCGCTGAGGATGAGAATGGCAAAATAGTGGGTTACGTGCTGGCAAAAAT ggaggaAGACCCAGATGATGTGCCTCATGGACACATCACATCCCTG GCGGTAAAGCGCTCCCATCGACGTCTGGGTCTGGCTCAGAAACTGATGGACCAGGCCAGCCGCGCCATGATTGAGAACTTCAATGCCAAATATGTCTCGCTTCATGTGCGTAAAAG TAACCGAGCAGCCCTCCATCTCTACTCAAACACACTCAAGTTCCA GATCAGTGAAGTAGAACCTAAGTACTACGCAGACGGGGAGGATGCCTATGCCATGAAAAGGGACCTGGCCAACATGGCAGATGAG CTAAGAAAGCCTGGCTCCCGCGTGCCGGGTCAGGAGGCGCCTTCCGGTTCCGGTGACCCGGAGAGAGAAAATGAACGAGACAGCGGCGGAGACAGCAAAGAATTGAGCGAAGTCAGCGAGGCCACCGAGAGCACTGACGTCAAAGATTCCTCCTCTGATTCGCAATGA